The DNA region tatttctatttttattattttgttgaagTACCCCAACTAATCAAACCTATATGTAAATTATCTGATccgtttatataaaatgaacCTCTGAACATCCTTATTTGCGGTTCTCGTCAATGGTAAActataaatcaaacatattgaaaatataaaatgtcaACTTTCAAAGTCTTTAAGTCTGATATAcactaatattatatttaggATTTATCAGTTTTAAGTTGATAACTAACAAGAATTGACCTAATTTCCTTTTCATTGATATCATAACAACAATTTTAATACACCAAattgtacaaaaaaaaaatagttactcaattatttttaaaatgatcacatccaaatctaaaaaataaacatcTAAAGCACTAACAGACTGAGGGTCTTTAAgatgatcttcttcttcttcttcaaaccTAGTACAAAATCATCATATCAATGGAGTTAATTCCTTTCACCAAAAGTATGGCTTTTTCCTTTTGGCTCTTGTTTCTGTGTGCAGACAATCCACTTTCTACTAGTTCACAGTCTACCATGGAGGATCAGATTGATGCCTTGTTACAGTTCAAGAAAAGCTTTTCACTCAATGCCACAGCTTCTACCGATCATCTTTCTCATCCAAAGACTGCTTCTTGGTCTTGGAGTAGTCTCGACCAAAAGAATCGTAAAACTAGTAGTTGCTGTTTGTGGGATGGTGTAATGTGTGATCAGAACACGGGCCTTGTAATTGGGCTCGATCTCAGCAGCAGTTTTCTTTACGGTTCAATCAGCTCCAGCAGCAGTCTCTTCAGGCTTGTTCATCTTCAAATGCTTAATCTTGCTGATAACAACTTCAATGATTCTGAAATTCCATTCAGTATTGGTAGTAGCCTCTCCAATTTAAAAAGCCTGAATCTTTCTAACTCGGGTTTTTCAGGGCAGGTCCCCATTGAAATCTCGCGGTTGACAAATTTGTCTTTGCTGGACCTCTCGGGTAATTCATTAACGCTTCTTAAACCTGACTTACTTACCTTGGTTCAGAATTTTGCAAACTTAAAACAACTTGTGTTGTCTGAAACAAACGTAAATTCTGTTGTACCTGGCTCTCTGGCAAATATTACTTCTTTGACGAATCTTCAAATGGTGAGCTGCGGGCTATATGGAGAATTTCCAAACCAAATATTCCTTCTTCCGTCGCTTCAAGTTCTTAGGTTGAGCCGAAACAAGAATCTCACAGGCAGTTTCCCACGTTTTGATTCACTTAGCCAGCTTCAGGATATTAGACTCCAATTCACAAGTTTCATGGGTAAATTACCCGAAACAATTGGAAATCTCGCGTCCCTAAAGATTCTAGCTTTGGGTGTATCCGGCTTCTCGGGTCCACTTCCAGATTCACTTGGTAACTTGACCGGTCTTTCTGTCCTGGATTTGGCATATAACAGTTTCCAAGGCCAAATTCCAAACTTATCAGGTTTAACGCGACTGACACATTTAAACCTCGAAGACAACCAGTTAAAGGGCGAGATTCCTCCTTTAACAGGAAATCTATCGCAATTGGCTCGTTTATTTCTTAGAGATAATGAATTGACAGGTGAAATTCCTTCTTACTTGATGAATACAACACAATTAACTCATCTAGATTTATCGGGTAATCAGTTGCGGGGCTCGATTCCTAACTGGTTCTCTAGGCTGATAAATCTAGAGTCTCTACTCCTCGGTTTCAACAACTTCGCCGGTGAAACTGAGATAGACACTTTTCTTGAGTTAAAGAAACTTCAAACGTTAGAGCTTTCAAACAACGGAATAACATTGCTCAATGGAAGAAACAACAGCAGAAAAACGAATGAGAGTTTTCCGGATCTTAGTTACCTGGCTATGGGATCATGTAATTTGGAAGAGATCCCATATTTTGTGAGATATCAAGACCAGTTGTCGACCTTAAATCTCCGCGGAAACAAGATTCAACAGTTACCCAATTGGATTTGGAACGTGAGTACATCGACTCTTACGGTTCTGGACCTTTCGAGCAACTCTTTGATGCACTTCTTAAATGAGCGCTCTGATGTCCTTCCATGGTCAAACTTGCGCCAAATGGATATTAGCAACAATCAAGGGCTATCTGGATCAATCCCAATGCCAGCTCCATTTATGGTTCTGTATCAAGCATCGAACAACAACTTCACAGGGAGAATCCCACCAGGGATTTGTCAAGCAGACTCTCTACAATGGCTTGATCTGTCTGACAATAACTTGATCGGCGAGATCCCACAATGCTTGGGTAATCTCAGCAGTTCTTCTCTCACGGTGTTGAACCTTGGCAGCAACAATCTTGAGGGGAGTTTATCTGTCGAGTTTTCCAAGGGATGTAAATTGAAGATGATTGATTTCAGTCATAATCGTTTGCAGAGCTTTGTGCCAAGATCATTGGAAAACTGTTCATTACTTGAGATTCTTAACCTCGGGGAAAATCTTATAGATGATATCTTCCCTTCATGGCTTGGAGTTCTTCCTCTATTGCAGATCCTAATTTTAAGATCAAACAGATTCCATGGAAGTATAACAGTTGCTGATGATGATACCATTACCATTACCAATACGCCTTTCACGAATCTTCGTATCATTGACCTCTCTCACAATGGTTTCACGGGTGCATTGACATCAGAATTTTTCAGAAATCTAACATCAATGAAGAACGACACAGGACATGAGATGAGATACATGGAGACAATGAATATCGACGGGATAATATTCAGTTGGTATGATTTTTCAATAACCTTGACGAACAAAGGCGTATTTACCTTGTATGGAGACATTCTGTACGAGCTCGTGGCCATTGATTTCTCGAGCAACAATCTGGAAGGGGAGATCCTTGAGACAATTGGAAACCTGGAAATGCTTAAACTACTAAACCTATCGAACAATGACCTGAATGGTATTATCCCTGAATCTTTAGGTAAGCTGAAGAACGTTGAATCGCTAGATCTATCCAACAATCAACTAACGGGAGAAATCCCACAAAAACTGGTTTCACTTACTTCACTCTCTGTTTTGGATTTGTCAAATAACCATCTCAGCGGACAAATTCCTAGAGGGAAACAATTCAACACATTCCCGGTGGATTCTTACATTGGAAATCCAGGATTGTGTGGAGAACCCTTGTCAGTAAAATGCGGAGAAGTGAAAACAACAGCAgcaccgccgccgccgccgtcgAATGGTGGAGACGACGATCTGTTGATGTGGGTTATTGTAAGCCTAGGATATGCAAGTGGGTTGGTGGTCGGTCTGGTCGGTGGTCAATTTGTAAGCACGAGATACGGATTTAGGAGGAGAAAGAGATGAATTCCAACTGCTTCAATAAATTATGAATCTTGTCTTGTTCAACCTTGTTCTTGTTGTATTATTAATGTGAATGCGATTCCTGATTTGggttctaagttaattaacatCTGTTCTTGTTGTTTTGATTTGGGAGAAGATATGAATGTGAATAGATTTTGAGGGGAtgaataaaaattgtaaaaataaaatttccttTTTTGGGATTGAAAGCGGAATTTACGGATTGGTTTGTTTTTGTGTCAAAGAATCGGGCAGGTCTGGTTATGTGCTTCTCAAATGCGTCCAACATACTAGTCCAACCCTTACTCTatctcacacacacacacacactttttctgaaaaaaaaaagggACAAGAATGGATGTTTGGGTCAATAGAAGGAGATTAGCTACAAAAATGGTTAAAGATCATAGGtcaattcatcaaaaacaatcaATTAATCTATAATCATGCATTCATTATCTGTAAAACAAACAGGGTCTTATTTTGGAACCCATGAGAAACTTAACCCCTATTGAATCTAGTCCTAGCTAAGCTAAGGTTAGGTTAGGTTAGGTCTTACCTCCTTTTTATAGACTTTAATTTGGGCCCTTTAATTGCTTAAGAGATCAATGTTAGTATGTTGGTCATACTCTATTATAGTGCATGTGAGATTAGCCAATCCATGCAAGAGGAT from Impatiens glandulifera chromosome 5, dImpGla2.1, whole genome shotgun sequence includes:
- the LOC124939713 gene encoding receptor-like protein 6; this encodes MELIPFTKSMAFSFWLLFLCADNPLSTSSQSTMEDQIDALLQFKKSFSLNATASTDHLSHPKTASWSWSSLDQKNRKTSSCCLWDGVMCDQNTGLVIGLDLSSSFLYGSISSSSSLFRLVHLQMLNLADNNFNDSEIPFSIGSSLSNLKSLNLSNSGFSGQVPIEISRLTNLSLLDLSGNSLTLLKPDLLTLVQNFANLKQLVLSETNVNSVVPGSLANITSLTNLQMVSCGLYGEFPNQIFLLPSLQVLRLSRNKNLTGSFPRFDSLSQLQDIRLQFTSFMGKLPETIGNLASLKILALGVSGFSGPLPDSLGNLTGLSVLDLAYNSFQGQIPNLSGLTRLTHLNLEDNQLKGEIPPLTGNLSQLARLFLRDNELTGEIPSYLMNTTQLTHLDLSGNQLRGSIPNWFSRLINLESLLLGFNNFAGETEIDTFLELKKLQTLELSNNGITLLNGRNNSRKTNESFPDLSYLAMGSCNLEEIPYFVRYQDQLSTLNLRGNKIQQLPNWIWNVSTSTLTVLDLSSNSLMHFLNERSDVLPWSNLRQMDISNNQGLSGSIPMPAPFMVLYQASNNNFTGRIPPGICQADSLQWLDLSDNNLIGEIPQCLGNLSSSSLTVLNLGSNNLEGSLSVEFSKGCKLKMIDFSHNRLQSFVPRSLENCSLLEILNLGENLIDDIFPSWLGVLPLLQILILRSNRFHGSITVADDDTITITNTPFTNLRIIDLSHNGFTGALTSEFFRNLTSMKNDTGHEMRYMETMNIDGIIFSWYDFSITLTNKGVFTLYGDILYELVAIDFSSNNLEGEILETIGNLEMLKLLNLSNNDLNGIIPESLGKLKNVESLDLSNNQLTGEIPQKLVSLTSLSVLDLSNNHLSGQIPRGKQFNTFPVDSYIGNPGLCGEPLSVKCGEVKTTAAPPPPPSNGGDDDLLMWVIVSLGYASGLVVGLVGGQFVSTRYGFRRRKR